One stretch of Gambusia affinis linkage group LG05, SWU_Gaff_1.0, whole genome shotgun sequence DNA includes these proteins:
- the LOC122831258 gene encoding uncharacterized protein LOC122831258 produces MVPGGEKVSWSFMFLLAGAAAQTIRYRFGSTCAVRGSTVILPCCFTPLKSFSPGGREIPLRIVRVLWCKNHEICQGTTPSVYDSNSTAREPRFHYLGNMEANCTLQIRDVKMEDQGTFRFRMEADNSAGHFTNRTGVNISVADVIKMEIKSSSNKSEVSRGQTVSLQCTTSTCTFTHLEVTWRKDGHALPGNGSALRLGPLTAKDSGNYSCALTRNMETQSEPFSLQVEEEEEEEEEEESNLPLAAAVTFGVLLVVTTLILFIFIFKRKQTAAGSPNIMGGETEMKTDHIYSSVLPPLPQETGSQKQEVEAEEISYASVQFKQSKLDRKAGEESDPTIYSSVASRG; encoded by the exons ATGGTTCCTGGAGGTGAAAAGGTTTCCTGGAGCTTCATGTTCCTGCTGGCAG GAGCCGCGGCCCAAACGATCCGGTACCGGTTTGGATCGACCTGTGCAGTGAGAGGATCGACTGTCATCCTGCCCTGCTGCTTCACTCCTCTGAAATCTTTCTCTCCTGGAGGAAGAGAGATTCCTCTGAGGATCGTCAGAGTTCTCTGGTGTAAGAATCATGAGATCTGTCAGGGAACGACTCCGTCTGTTTACGACAGCAACTCAACGGCCAGAGAGCCTCGGTTTCATTACCTGGGCAACATGGAGGCAAACTGCACTCTGCAGATCAGAGACGTTAAGATGGAGGACCAGGGAACCTTTAGATTCAGGATGGAAGCGGATAATTCTGCTGGACATTTTACAAACCGGACTGGAGTCAACATCTCAGTGGCTG ATGTGATCAAAATGGAGATAAAGAGCTCCAGCAACAagtcagaggtcagcagaggTCAAACTGTCTCCCTGCAGTGCACCACTTCTACCTGCACCTTCACTCACCTGGAGGTCACCTGGAGGAAAGATGGCCACGCCCTCCCAGGGAACGGCTCCGCCCTCCGGCTCGGCCCTCTGACCGCAAAGGATTCTGGGAACTACAGCTGTGCTCTGACGAGGAACATGGAGACCCAATCAGAGCCGTTCAGCCTgcaggtggaggaagaggaggaggaggaggaggaggaag AGTCTAACCTTCCTCTGGCTGCTGCTGTGACGTTTGGAGTCCTGCTGGTGGTCACCACCCtcatcctcttcatcttcatctttaaaAG GAAGCAAACAGCAGCAGGGAGTCCAAACATCATGGGAGGAGAAACAGAGATGAAG ACTGATCACATCTACAGCAGCGTCCTGCCGCCTCTTccacaggaaacaggaagtcagaaacaggaagtagaggctGAGGAGATCAGTTACGCTTCGGTCCAGTTCAAACAGAGCAAACTGGACAG AAAAGCAGGAGAAGAATCGGATCCGACCATCTACTCTTCAGTAGCCTCCAGAGGATGA
- the LOC122831509 gene encoding methyltransferase-like protein 27 — translation MKMKRMRVVTTSRTPNVTAAARGRLDSGKQKSTAVVPRILCGQRAEPEGGAVPWEGVAIFPPGDLQNHLNPSDQPIRNTRASHDSSPNIFTDGFLCRQTETRTNPPNAPEGNTCLLQGLYTRITQTDQHLEVKGFGFIMSNKGRTSQEVRNLLQSCNGFNSEQTRKFYDNEAEMYEQDFVDTLEYRSPHQLIDLLVDNFSGDRGTVQVLDVACGSGLAAKLMFKLGFRNFVGVDCSKRMLEEAAKTKLYQQLQPALLGTDPLPAQTGTFDLVILAGGLGVGFTPVSVIRELCNAAKPGGLICLARGNHTSSAEKQYDADLDLELQVLVDEGLLSRVAVKKVERYMLDPQVEASRQDVDPVYITGTLYLYQKTRSSDGNSQSKEI, via the exons atgaagatgaagaggatgaGGGTGGTGACCACCAGCAGGACTCCAAACGTCACAGCAGCAGCCAGAGGAAGGTTAGACTctggaaaacagaaa AGCACAGCTGTAGTTCCCAGAATCCTTTGCGGTCAGAGGGCCGAGCCGGAGGGCGGAGCCGTTCCCTGGGAGGGCGTGGCCATCTTTCCTCCAGGTGACCTCCAG AACCACCTGAACCCGTCCGACCAGCCAATTAGAAACACTCGGGCGAGTCACGACTCATCCCCCAACATCTTCACTGACGGTTTCCTCTGCAGACAAACAGAGACGAGGACGAATCCTCCCAACGCTCCTGAAGGTAACACCTGTCTGCTGCAGGGACTTTACACCAGGATAACTCAAACCGACCAACATCtggaggttaaag GTTTTGGCTTCATCATGTCCAATAAAGGAAGAACCTCGCAGGAAGTGAGGAACCTCCTCCAGTCCTGCAACGGGTTCAACTCGGAGCAGACCAGGAAGTTCTACGACAACGAAGCGGAAATGTACGAACAG gATTTTGTGGATACGTTGGAGTACCGCTCTCCACATCAGCTCATCGATCTCCTGGTGGACAACTTCTCCGGAGACCGAGGGACGGTTCAGGTTCTGGATGTGGCCTGCGGCTCCGGACTGGCGGCTAAACTG ATGTTTAAGTTGGGATTCAGGAACTTTGTTGGAGTGGACTGCAGCAAACGAATGCTGGAGGAAGCTGCAAAGACCAAACTCTACCAACAGCTCCAACCAGCCCTACTGGGAACAGATCCACTTCCTGCTCAGACTG GTACGTTTGATCTGGTGATTCTGGCCGGAGGACTCGGTGTTGGTTTCACTCCCGTCAGCGTCATCAGGGAGCTCTGCAATGCAGCCAAACCAG GAGGTTTAATCTGCTTGGCGAGAGGCAACCACACGAGTTCAGCAGAGAAACAGTATGACGCAGATCTGGACCTAGAGCTGCAGGTGCTGGTGGACGAAGGGCTGTTGAGTCGAGTCGCCGTCAAGAAGGTGGAGCGCTACATGCTGGACCCTCAGGTGGAGGCCAGCAGGCAGGACGTGGACCCGGTGTACATCACCGGGACCCTTTACCTCTACCAGAAGACCCGCAGCTCGGACGGAAACAGCCAGAGCAAAGAAATATGA
- the mtx1a gene encoding metaxin-1a, giving the protein MAAPDELFCWEGDWGLPSVSTDCLVVLAYAQFAGAPLKLRKICNPWRSPGGSLPALRTNQNETLSRPSDIIIHLRKQKFNADFDLSAKEGADSLAFISLLEEKLMPALIYTFWVEPKNYVEVTRRWYAEHMMFPLNFFLPGRMQSRQMEKLRLLRGDEQLEAGEELEKELYRDAAECMNLLSQRLGSHKFFFGESPSSLDAYVFGHLAPILKCRLPNGKLQQHLKSLDNLSDFCSNILLLYFPRDGREPAAQKAPAAPEAGDYDNVPNKRRKQFLSALFALGAMLSYALLTGMVSIQHGHQEALEEPPDPEHIGAHEEEGDG; this is encoded by the exons ATGGCGGCCCCCGACGAGTTGTTTTGCTGGGAAGGAGACTGGGGTTTACCGTCTGTCAGCACCGACtgcctggtggttctg GCGTACGCTCAGTTCGCTGGCGCTCCGCTGAAGCTTAGAAAGATCTGCAACCCCTGGCGGAGTCCCGGCG GCTCTCTTCCTGCTCTGAGGACCAATCAGAACGAGACTCTGTCCCGCCCCTCTGACATCATCATCCACCTCAGGAAACAG AAATTCAATGCAGACTTCGACCTGTCGGCTAAAGAAGGTGCTGACAGTCTGGCCTTCATCTCTCTGCTGGAGGAGAAACTCATGCCGGCGCTG ATCTACACCTTCTGGGTGGAGCCGAAGAACTACGTGGAGGTGACCCGACGCTGGTACGCCGAGCACATGATGTTCCCCCTGAACTTCTTCCTGCCAGGCCGGATGCAGAGCCGGCAGATGGAGAAGCTGCGGCTGCTGAGGGGAGACGAGCAACTGGAGGCTGgggaggagctggagaaggag CTGTACCGGGACGCCGCAGAGTGCATGAACCTCCTGTCGCAGAGGCTCGGCTCACACAAGTTCTTCTTCGGAGAATC GCCTTCGTCTCTGGACGCCTACGTCTTCGGCCACCTGGCTCCCATCCTGAAGTGCAGACTTCCCAAcggaaagctgcagcagcacctgAAGTCCCTGGACAACCTGAGCGACTTCTGCTCCAACATCCTGCTGCTCTACTTCCCCAGAGACGGCCGAG AGCCGGCGGCTCAGAAAGCGCCGGCAGCGCCGGAGGCCGGAGACTACGACAACGTCCCCAACAAGCGCAGGAAGCAGTTTCTGTCGGCGCTGTTTGCGTTGGGCGCCATGCTGAGCTACGCCCTGCTGACCGGCATGGTGTCCATCCAACACGGCCACCAGGAGGCGCTGGAGGAGCCGCCGGACCCGGAGCACATCGGGGCCCACGAAGAAGAAGGAGACGGCTGA